The sequence below is a genomic window from Lolium perenne isolate Kyuss_39 chromosome 7, Kyuss_2.0, whole genome shotgun sequence.
CTTCCTCTGCCCCATCTCGCTCGAGCTCATGACGGACCCCGTCATCCTCCCCTCCGGCCACACCTTCGACCGCCGCAGCATCCAGCGCTGGCTCGACGGCGGCCACCTCACCTGCCCCGTCACCAACCTCCCCCTCCCCCCGTCCCCGCCGCTCATCCCCAACCACGCGCTGCGCCGCCTCATAGCGGCCGTCTCGCCGGCGGCCGTGTCCTCCGAGAAGCTCCGGCCGGGGGAGTGCCAGGGACCGGCGCCGACCTCGCCATCCTCCGTCCTGGGTCTACTCCGGCTCGCCAAGTCCGGCGCCGCCGGGCGGAGGGAGGTGCTGGAGTCCGGCGCGGTGTCCGCGCTCCTCCAGCACGCGGCGGCCGGCGACGAGGCGGCCGCCAAGGCGCTCGTGTACCTCAGCCTCGACGGCGACGACGCGCGCGTGGGGCTCGTGGCGGACGGCGCCGTCGACGCGCTCTGCGCCgcggtctccggcggcggcgccgccgccgcccacgccgccACGGCGCTCACCAGCCTCGCCACCGTGGGCGTCAACAAGTGCACCATCGGCGCGTACCCGTCCGCCATCCCGGCGCTGGCCAGGCTGCTccggcgcggcggcgcgcgggagCGCCGCGAGGCCGCCACC
It includes:
- the LOC127314468 gene encoding U-box domain-containing protein 8 — protein: MAMEQASWPDDFLCPISLELMTDPVILPSGHTFDRRSIQRWLDGGHLTCPVTNLPLPPSPPLIPNHALRRLIAAVSPAAVSSEKLRPGECQGPAPTSPSSVLGLLRLAKSGAAGRREVLESGAVSALLQHAAAGDEAAAKALVYLSLDGDDARVGLVADGAVDALCAAVSGGGAAAAHAATALTSLATVGVNKCTIGAYPSAIPALARLLRRGGARERREAATTLYELCKLPENRRRAVRAGAAPALVQLAAAGSARAVEVLGLLAKNREARHDLSRIPDIVPVLCSVAGSGNARAIDQALLVLNWICSESDELAMEAVKLGAFQLCEALVNDDNCKIAKNAVELVRTLEKA